The Bubalus bubalis isolate 160015118507 breed Murrah chromosome 16, NDDB_SH_1, whole genome shotgun sequence genome window below encodes:
- the PTS gene encoding 6-pyruvoyl tetrahydrobiopterin synthase codes for MNGAGSGPRRRARVSRLVSFSATHRLHSKSLSNEENLKLFGKCNNPNGHGHNYKVVVTVHGEVDPVTGMVMNLTDLKKYMEEAIMKPLDHKNLDLDVPYFADIVSTTENVAVYIWENLQKFLPAGVLYKVKVYETDNNIVVYKGE; via the exons ATGAACGGGGCAGGGTCGGGCCCTCGCCGGCGGGCGCGAGTGTCCCGCCTCGTCTCCTTCAGCGCGACCCACCGCCTCCACAG caAATCTCTTAGTAATGAAGAAAACTTGAAATTATTTGGGAAGTGCAACAACCCAAATGGCCACGGGCACAATTACAAAG TTGTGGTGACAGTACATGGAGAG GTTGATCCTGTTACAggaatggtcatgaatttgactGACCTCAAAAAGTATATGGAG GAGGCAATTATGAAGCCCCTTGATCATAAGAATCTGGATCTAGATGTGCCATATTTTGCAGACATTGTAAG cacaacagaaAATGTAGCCGTATATATCTGGGAAAACCTCCAGAAATTTCTTCCTGCGGGAGTTCTTTATAAAGTAAAAGTATATGAAACCGACAATAATATTGTAGTCTATAAAGGAGAATAA